A window of Solanum stenotomum isolate F172 chromosome 3, ASM1918654v1, whole genome shotgun sequence contains these coding sequences:
- the LOC125858973 gene encoding uncharacterized protein LOC125858973, with translation MSVREYAMISTQLSKYAPFIVEDRRDNMSKFMPGVSDMVVKQCRTAMLVVDMDISCLMVHAQQIEEENIKERSREANRERVDDSNYSHSRSDGRGRSRFLQKFFGQGSSSAPPRRNTERVSIPKPQGDGNRSSMPTCAICGRNYEGKCLAGFNTFFGFGKMDHKIRNCPLVSKNEGDVHHRAQPYPSSGLSGSGWNAPK, from the coding sequence atgagtgtaagGGAATACGCTATGATATCCActcaactatccaagtatgctccttTCATTGTGGAGGATCGTAGGGATAATATGAGTAAGTTTATGCCGGGAGTGTCCGACATGGTAGTCAAACAGTGCCGCACCGCTATGCTTGTCGTTGACATGGACATTTCCTGCCTTATGGTGCATGCCCAACAAATCGAGGAAGAAAACATCAAGGAAAGATCTAGAGAGGCAAATAGAGAAAGAGTGGATGATAGTAACTATTCACATTCTAGGTCTGATGGACGGGGCCGTTCGAGGTTTCTACAAAAGTTCTTCGGGCAAGGTTCTTCAAGTGCTCCTCCAAGGCGTAATACTGAAAGGGTATCTATCCCAAAACCTCAAGGAGATGGTAATAGGTCTTCTATGCCTACTTGTGCTATATGTGGGAGAAATTATGAAGGGAAGTGTTTAGCGGGTTTTAATACTTTCTTTGGTTTTGGGAAGATGGATCACAAAATAAGAAATTGTCCTTTGGTTTCAAAAAATGAGGGAGATGTTCATCATAGGGCTCAACCCTACCCTTCATCCGGTCTGAGTGGTTCGGGTTGGAATGCTCCTAAGTAA